The Lasioglossum baleicum chromosome 3, iyLasBale1, whole genome shotgun sequence region tgtaaagataaaataaaaaaatttaacatttttccaCATACCACTTTGGATGACGGTGATATATGCTGACCCGTTACTTTATTAACATAATCCGGACCTTTAACCATCAGCAAATAAGAACATTTCGAGAACCATTTCGCGTGTTGTTCCCAGGGGTCATGTTCCAGTCCCCAACCTTTCAAACCGCCGCCGCAATGATGACACCGAATCTTATCGCTTTTACCGGTGTAAAAAAAACCGGCATCCGTTAAGGTTTTTTTAGTCTGTGCCATAATTTTTGGCCATGTTTCGAACGTCCGTAGTCTAGCATTATTAGTGCCGTACTCTGGATATAGTGGTGTAGAATAATCTCCTTCTATAAAGGCGCACACGTCACTACCTCTCGGCTCTGGTGTTGCCGAGCATTTTACTTTGTTCTCTTCGCCTGTGTAGTAAAATCCAGCAGCTGCAGATCTTTTCGGTTCTATAATGAGCCAATCCTCGAAGCTCTCGAGTCCTGCTTGTACGAAATGATACTTAATATTATCTACGTCGTCGTTTAACGAGGAATAAATTCCtactttttgaaataattctGGATTTTGTAGTGGCAATTCTCTCCGCTTTCTTGTTTTTTTGAATAGCCGACGAAATACGTTATATGTAACTCTGGCAAGATCTTCATGGAGCATGTTATACACCAACGGATCGACCTACACAGATTATTCGACGATAAGTGGTttagatgaatttcaaaataaaatgaaCCTTGAACATTTAGATGAATTTTACCTCGCTAGGTAAATAACGCATTATGGTGAGAATAATCTAGTTTTATTAATTAGATTGGATGGCGATAGATACCTGATATAGTTAATGTGTTCAAATTCGTCACAGAAGTTGTTTTCCAATCAGGATGCTTCCAAGATGGTGGGCGACAATGAACCTGGGGTGTTGTTTAAAATTTTAGGCGGGTTCCAGCGTTTGTTCAGATACCACTCCGCAATGGAAAGACTCTCTAGAGATCTCTGAACCTTCAATTCTGCCTCTGTCAATTGTCTCCCCTGTAGAAAAAGAATAAACATTAGAATGCCGTTCcgttttatacatataatcaacTGAACAAAATCCTACTCTTCAAAttatgaatgaaaattttattttttcaatagcAATCTTATGAGTtcgagtgtaaaataaaaacaagtTACTTTAATAAGAACAATGTCTAAGAAGGCAGTGTCACTGTTTGTTTCTTTGCCATATAACTCGAATACGTTGAACCTCGCGAGCATCGATGTTTTCATACAGGTGCGATAGTCGCAGGTAAACACAATCAGTATAACGATCATCCAGAATTTTtacgaaaatattaatttttgaggTTAGCCGGAAATCATTTCACTTAGAAATCACGCTaaattttgttataataaacATAGTATATCGaatatttaacttttaattactcgcgtacaatactttcagccttaaaactttaaatttagtgttacAAGCGTGAACACTGACAAATATTCGTTTTGCGCATTGAAGCAGTCATTTCATTTAATATAGAAATTATGTAGAaaatggagtgcgagtaactgaatGTTAAATGATTGCGAATGCTACAAGAGCATAGAACTAATCCCGTAAAAATAAGTTCACTTGCCAGAaagcaaaatgctcgattttAGACGGGCATCTGCCCGGCAGAAGCTGCTCGGGCAGAACGAAGGCAGCTCGGTCCTGACACTATGCCTTCGTTCAGCCCGAGCAGCTTCTGACGGCATAATGCACGCCATCTGCTCGCCAGGCTGTgctcgatttctgctcgagACGGCCTGGCTGACTGTGTTATTGTTGGaaaggaaaatataaaaataccaTGATTACCAACGTGAGAACTAACGAACAAATTTAGCAGTCCATTTATaatagttagactgcggatgtttatgcaaaataaaagctttctcctgaattgcaacaagctctggtgtgaaataaatatttaatatcttgttgaatatatttaataggttaAAACTAATATAGTAGTAAATTTAAATCCTTCAAATTTTTTTAGTGTCAGAAATTagacctacccatttttatcataaatgtataattccgcagtctatataataatagtatttaaaCAAACACTTACGTATTATTAGTCGCACACGTTCCGTAAAAATCCAAAGACAACACAGTACAGCAACGCGATAATTGTCACACAACTTCGAGTTCTATTTCTTAAACTATCTCTATAAACTGAAAATCAACAGAGCCGCAGATTAACGTTCCACAAATTTCGTACCGCAAATGAACCGATCAGCCATCGAGGACGCGAggcgcttcccctccagcacaggacCGCccactctgacggaccgtcctcgccgttgcttctactgcgcacgcgctacacacgaacgtacttctactctgcccgtgtgagtgcatgctcgattgcacgcgcgctacacacaagcgtacctctaccatgtccgtgtgactacctgctcgaccgaacgcgtcggcgacgcgttccttcgattttcaccaattttcatgttgccgaagtttcggaagcacgagtcggaaagtcggcatctggagacggcgcggcgcggcgcggtgcacattttgctataacttttgatctaaaaaagatatcgaagcgaaatttggactaaatttttttttaaaaaaccgggtttaatggttcatcctaaaatatgttttgtatttcttaaaaaatttttctcgttgatttttaaagttaaggtggtccagaaggcccccaacacaaattgatttttagtcgaaccatgctcaataaacacaATTACGAAAACATtcataaatattccacttaatagcacacatgattgagatttttttcagatttttcagattatgcagacatgtttaaaaaaattgaaaatctcgaaacattcgaagaaaatgcatatgtatttcgtattgaacttttcgagataccagttttataaaaattcattagtccgatattattgaaacaattgtccttaatttttctcagaattttttataaattgtatcgttgttaaaaaatcaaaatcaattttttcgatacttctttgttgatgtattatgtaatactgaatatttttataatcagaaaaataatgtacaaacttgataatgcaatataaaatattttatttacgttatatttcaatatacatatgtgcatcactcctaacaattttggtaatcacataattattgtaatgatattttacatatatcaggtcgttaagtatgaaactagacaaataaaacacaaatttcaaacacatttgtcaagtttcatacatctccggttacgaaaatcgattttaaatggtccctgcctttctgtaacataacaaaaaaaaaaaaattagttaaagtcatgattgcaaagtatagaataaaatattaatgtatataactttatagtatagtttttcttataacattttcctctattcccgaccgtttaggaggtacagtgTTGTATACCCGATAAGCCACGGACACGTCAGCCTAAACTTATAAGTTATTAGAACTAGATAGGACTATACAACCCTTAGACCTTGTCCTTTCCACGTCATACTTTCGACAACGCATCCCCTTCCCACTCCCTTCCACATTCCCCCTCTCCAAAATAGGTTATATACAATAGAGCTGCCGAAACAGCAGTATCAGATTTTGGTTCCCTTGCGAATTCGAGACTAGGAAGTCTCTGTTTGAACCTTACTACGCTACTGTGTAGACCTTTGTTAAATAAAACTTCTTTACGATTTATAAAAAGTGTTGTACTCGATTTCTGAACACGGAATCCAacaacagcctgttccagttgcgtgggacaccctgtataataacgtTGTTATGATTTCCTTATTGGTTACTAGAATGTATCCGGTCGTTATTGGGAATGGTCGCTGCATGACCAAGGACACGGTTATCGGTGGATACCAAGTGCCAAAAGGAGTAAGAAACAATTCTTTCCGCAAACATAAAATGAACTTTCAACAATATATTCGCTTGGACAAATCAAATCTCTAGTTCACTGGAGACTCGAACAGCGACGATAACATAATTCAGGTTTTAGTAGGagaaacacaatgtaattgaaagcaACACAACGAGTAGTAAACGACGAACACGCGAGGAGGTTTTTGTCCTCAATTAACGACCTTGTCTATGCAATTAGGTTTATGTGGTTTTCCAGCATTACGTGATAAGCGCAATCTGGACAAGTACATACTTTCCACGAAGCAGCGAATTCCTTCCGGAACGATGCTTACAAGCTGATGGTGTTCGTCATAGTTTCGCATCACTACCGTTTGGTTATGGGAGGAGGATGTGTTTGAGACGACGATTTGCTGAATTGGAAATGGTGGTGGTCATTAGCAAGGTAATTATACCTATTATCTTAAtgctgaaaaaattgaaatcaaTTAATATAAATCTTGGAAAATCGAAcatctattaaaaaataaaaaaatgaaggtgaccttaaaATCTCCGAAAATCTTTCACCTACAAAACAACTCTTTATACTGAAAAACTTCGGTTAACACGTTCAGGCCATTTGCTTTGTTCTGTACTGCATTGTAGGTATTATAATACCTCATTCTATTGGTGGAAAGAAGAGGAAAGGGAAAAGAAGTTGATGAAGTGGGGAACAGAATTTCGGAGTTTTATTACAGTGCGCTCGTTAAGTACAGTTCCCGTTAGCGTCCTTGGTGGTCACTGTAAATGCTCAGGAACAATAAACCGAGAATTCGCCGGGGAGGATTAGGCTTGTTGGGGTGCCttcagactcgtttccaggattgcaggggtgcgggattcgcgttgtcatttctcgataatacaaaaatggagtttttctatcttttttcgtttacgaggcgtaatttgcattattcgcagttgtatgcttccgaataatgcaaagtacgcctcgtaaacgaaaaaatgggacttttgagggcgacagcGCCCTAGATCCATTTttcatctagcgtttttgactactgaaaacccccattttaGTATTACCCGGAGAAATGAGAATGTGaatcccgcactcttgcaatgctggaaaaaggagtctactccctcAATCTGCTACCTAGGTGCCACGATAATCCGACGTATACCTGGCTGTAATGCCTGTAATGCGGACTTTTAGTTCACCTAGGCACGTCTCCATCATTAACACGCGTTGTCAGTAAGCAAAATTCTCGGAATTTGCTTTGAATTGGACAGGACACTGTACAAGCAGAATATCATAGATCTATTTCCGAATAAAGTAGATGAAAAGCACACTCAGCTTCGAGCATCGAGTGCAGGCTGCAATCGATATCGGCTCGAAGCAgatctgactgactgactgactgacgtaTAGTAAACGTACAGACACTGATCGTGTATATTTGTTGACattttcagaatttccaagaacagcaataaaagaaattcgaaccgtttcacgatatccaaattgctttcgctgctttataccagggtacgcgacgaagtaataaaacgtcaataaaactgggcaattacttcgaccgtcgcgagggccaataaatcctgggtagttaccaaaacaaccCTGGATTTTCGGACTCTGTTTATTGCGCGCGCTGTGCTTCCCCACAATGAAACTCCcgcacgaaattacctgaaccttttcccggaatgttcgtttgacaagcaaattttcacacaatcatccatttcatttccaaagtacagtaccaggacctcgacgaaccggcttgatcgagagacaaacagcccggacacaaattaaggcccgatgcataattgagacccgagggaaaccaaTGTCTAAAGCTACagaaaacgaagaagagcgGGAGAGACGACTCGCAGGTGTGtgcatgtaacaaatttttgtaactggctactaaataactaaataactacATCGTGCGATTCGTTTAGTGCAGTATcggattatatttaattttccaagTGAGAACAGAGCtgctttttaatgaaattgaatacACGTTCGTCTTTTAAGTATATCTTCATGTTCGATTGTTATAAAATTGATCTTGTTCCAGATTCTCCAGCGTTATAAGACTGAATATCATTACGAGAAGCTGGATTACCATATCAACTCTATATATGTACACGCCCAAAGGACCTCTGAACTTGAAATTCATCGACAGGTACGTAGGCCGCTTTGAAGAAGCAGGGAACGATAAATCCATTATTTCTAGATTGGGGATTTTAGGCTATACATTTTTGCATATGCATTCGCCGTCTAGttatttattaccacgtttttattagctcgctttcttgtctgtctgtctgtttgtttgtttagtacaaattttgcaattgattttattttggtatatgtacaaaaataaaaaaaaagaaaacaagtaAGCAAGGTGACTTTACACATTCAACGAATGTCTTCGACAATCTATCTATACTCTATACGATTCTTATTCATTATCTTCGTATCACCTTGAACTCCAGTTCACCATCAGGAGCGTACATGAACGTGATTTTGTATTCGAGTGGTTCGCGGTGGGTACTCCAATTTGTAGGAGCGTATTAACTGAATCATACATAATTGTTTCGGAAATATGAATTGACAGGAATTAGTCGGATTCATTCAAAAAATATCAATTAATCTTGCATCTCCAAATCGGCAAACCTTCTATCTAAACACATGCGAGCACGCAATGACCATGCATATATGAAtagctaaaaatatgaaaaaatcggAGATAGGGTTGATGACAATACctcattattaaattaatgaTGTTCAAGATGGTCGCATTTACGCCTcgatatgaaatctgtatttcttcgaattcttccgggttttttattttttacaactagagtttgcaactaaaagattggaaaaaattaaaatacttctatcattataattaatgttatatttaatttatattgattagagatttgtatattagatctatgtcttagttacatattttatataaaacgataTAAACTTTTCGTTCTGATCAAGGCCAAAGATGATGTATATAGGTTAttgtccggactgagtgtggagacgggagctgatccaggctataAGCActgtagggggcagcactataatgggcacggccaaaactgcccaaaacccgggcgtgggCACTCTCATATACACTCTCTGATTATATGTACAtgcatattaaattttaatacaacACACACATGTTATAGGTTCATATTTCAAGATCACAATACTGCTTTCAGCTGCCCAATTTTCTCTCTTTCAGAGCAATATCTCTTAGACGAAGAACGACAAGAAACATTTacatacaaataaaaaatattccaatattgTTCCCTTAAATTTTGCAGGGATAATCATCGACCATCAGTAAAGATAAGAGAGACAATCAAAATAGCGCACGAGATAGAAAAATAGGTTTTATTTTTCACACAGCTTTACATAAACAATTAACTGCCAACAGGCATCTCGAGATTATACGTACTAAACAATTTGAATATCACTTTAACACCTCAGGATCGCACTTCTCTAAATAATCCCATTTCACAAAAGCAAGTGATCAAGCGAGAGAGAAGCGCGATCAATTCATACAAAGCATTATATTAAAAGCGGTGGAGGTAGACGCGAGGGAAAACAGATATCCCCGTCGCAGCATCGAAGAACGAGTATTATCGAGTTTGCACCTCTTTTTTGTTATTTGTAGTAATTCTGCGCGACAGAAGGCACGTACAGAACATCGCCatgaattattatatatacatatatatctttgTGAAAATACTGATTCGTCATTACTTGAAAATATACGTATCTCTTTTGGGACTGGTCTGATGTGTAAGCTACGCGTGAAAGGCAtttagtgtgtgtgtgtgtatatatattagTCAAAGAGAGAGTTGAACCCTGTACATCTGATATGCTTTTGAAAGAGTCAAATGTGctcgtaattatgaaagtggtctaagtctaATGTTGAAacaacaagcactatctaacgattctaacggttcatttttgacaataccgtaaaaattctaaacgataaactaattttttttaaattttgacttggaccactttcataattatgggcacaaataTGAATGAGtaatcaaaataacaatttcGATCGAGAAACATAAATATGAATCGATGTAGCAGGAAGAAGAACATCTGACAATTCGATTATTTCTCTTGAACTTCGCTTTAAAATGGCTAGTGTTAAGTCTAAGTCTGATTATAGATGATTTAATACGAACAATATTAAAGAGTCATTATTGTCATGCGCCGATAAGTTGAAATCCTCAACGGTATCGTCGATTCGCCCAACATTGTGAACAGTAGTAATCATTCTCTGCCGAACCGAAGAATTGACATTGTCCGTTCCGACATTCTTTCACAATAGCCTGAAATCATCCTCAAATTACTCAACTTCGGACTTAGAATGAGTCGCCCGTTCAACACATACCCCTAAACTATTGCTGTTGTTCCACCGTTCTGGCCCCGGTTTTTCGGATGACGCTTGGTCTTTGTAAAAAGTGGACCTACAAACGACGCTGGTTAGAAATTGCGTTCACAATCATCGACAGAATTCTACAGTTATACATACCTTGAAAGATAAAGCGTGCGATCCTTGTTTGGATTAGTGGGCAACAGTTTGCTAACACTCGCGTGACTTCCTCGATCGCTGGCAGCATAAAATTTCGACTTTCCCGCACCATAATTTAACTCGCTGCCAGTATCGTCTACTTTATGATCCTGCAGGTACCTGTAGCATATTCGATTTATAATACAAAATACGTACATCAACTTAACCCTCGGAAGGCGGACACTTTTTATCTTAAGACGTCGGCGTTCGAGGGTTTAATGTTGCTTTAGAACCAGATGATGTAAAACCTTGCGTGAGCACATTGAAGATAATTCTGAAGCATCTGATCCACGTACTGATGACGTCTACTTCTGATTCTTATACATAGCAAACCTTCCGACGGAAGTCCACCCGCTGTTGTCGGCGGGCTCTTTGGTCTCTTGGTGGTAGGCCATAATTTTTTGCTAACGGATTTACCAATTGAACCAAACTGTTTCGCAACACCCAACAATTGCTTCGCTGTTTTCGAAAATGAACCATCGGTGTCGGCTAATCTCTCAATCTCCTCCGAAGTAAAATTTTGATATTCACAGTCTAAATACTCTCGTAACAAGATCTCCATCTAAACAGAAGTAGATTCTATGAGTATATTTGAACGAATGCAAGTACATTTCCTCTGTATATCGCAAGATAAGTTACCGTATCTTGTTGGCACTCGATCAAGTCGCGAGACCCTCCATGCCAGTCCCAATCGGGTCCAGGATCTACCGCGAAAAGGACGGGTAACAATTGTCCTGTGTCAGGATCGACTAAAGGTATGTTGACGCCTTCGTTGCAACGATCTTCAAAATCGCTCGATCCGTCGACGATCACAAGGGGAGAAAAGTGGGCAGAATGATAGGCTAGCAGCAACGGAGTTCTGTGACAACGAGACGTAGGTACTTCTAGAGGGAGGTACACGCCCCCGAACGGAATTGGAGCTAAAGCTGCACCCTCTGCGTCCTTTAACATGGTCTCCGCTATAACTATGATAGGCCTTTTCAAAGCATGAGCCAACGCTAATACATGTACCTAAAACATTGCATCGCGGTTAGTCTATCGTTCAGTCGGAATACATTAGATCATCCCATAAATCGTCTCGCTTTCTAACGCTTTAAGTGTAGAAatttaatacatatacatttacttttaattatagAACTTTAAATCTTCTTCAATATCAAGCGTTGTTGGACGACCCGATCTTGGTTTATCGAAAACTCAgttttgaaatttagaaaacCATCTTTGCCGCTGTTTTGCAATCGAAACATGTTCTCCAAATACGTCGCAAATCTTTTAAACGACGTGTTTAATCGTATTGTCCTTTTTAAATTCCTACAGCACGCAATGCTAAAAATGAATGTTTTGACATTCATTCTTCGACGATGTTTTAGAAATTATGAGATAATATAGAAAATGGTGTACGAGAGGATCTTGAAAAGACACAATTTATGGGAAGACCTAATACTATATCGGAGACAGAGAAACGTTACATACTTCCTCTAAACTTTGATAAGAAGTAGCTGTCTGATTTCTGAAAATAGGAGAAGCCATGTCTACGATGGTCTGCCATTCAGTCAACCATTCCGCATCCGTGTAGGACAGTCCTGCAGCAGCGTTCAAGCCCATTTGCCGCCACTTCCATCTTCTAAGCAAAGCGTGTCTGTATTCCCCTTTGGCTAAAGTATTATGCAACGCTTCTCTCAACGTGAGAAGTCTATCGTGAAAGCCCCACATGCCCAGAGAGGCTGCATGTAGAAGGCAATTGCCATCTCCAGATGTGGCCAAAGGCCAGAGGACTCTGTTGCTTCCATTTTTCCCACCGCACCACCAATTCAAGCGACCGGCAGCTTCCAACGAAGTCAAACATCCTCCTTCAATCAGATCTTTCTCCAAAAATTGACGAAAAGAATCTAAAagcaatattttattacattaacTACAGTAAATATGTATAACGTGAATTTTGTCACTTGTAAAGTACCTGGATACACGGTTAGGTCTGGAAGAGAAAACGTGAACTCCGGAGTATCCAATGACCCTATCTGGGAACGAGCATAGGAAACGATAGCTGCATTTTCGGTTGCTCTGGATATGCCTCTGGCCAATTTCTTGGTAGCGCCGCTTCCATTTTCCAAAGCACTGTTGGAAGTTGACTCTTTCTCCAAACCATCATATGGGGACAGTCCCAGGTTCATCACCCTGCTTTAGTGCACCTAGTAAATCAACATTTCATTTAGTACTGAACTAATGTAATTAACACATTCGTTACTAGGCATCGAAAACAATGTCGTATGGTTAAACAGCTTATGGTAGAAACTGATAAAAATTCGAGagagaaaaacagaaataaaagcCTCGAGAAATAACGTACTATACGATGCATTTAATCGTCAACATCAACAAGTAGAGATGATCAATGCAAGCAGCAAAGCATTTCGATTCTCGAGATTACGAAATATCGAAAGCGACTAAATTCAGCTGTGGATGCGCGATTGCATGTACACACCGTGTCTATATGTATACGCGACTATATGTGTGCAGTATCATCTACGCatttgtatgtatatgtatctaCTGGTTGGATGCAATTACTGAAAAAATGCAAACCTTGGCCCGTATATCGAATTAGAGCGACGGAACACGACGCCGGAACGTCGTTAAATGGTAGTCTAATTGGCTTGCGACGCACGAACGGCTCGtacgttttctcatattttgATGCCTTTCCGTGGAAGGCTGTCCGCGACGTATCGGCTGCGACTGAGTGAGAATGTGTCCGCACGGGCTGCGATCTAAACACAACATAACCTAAAGCTTGGCCAGCCTCGACACTGTGCGGCGGCTGTGTAGGAGGACGAgaaaaacaatttattattGTTGCACACGGAAATCACCGTGAAACTTTAAACCGGTCACATGTCAACACGATGCACAACGGGTACACACTACTATTTACACACTGTTCT contains the following coding sequences:
- the LOC143207190 gene encoding OTU domain-containing protein 7B, which encodes MNLGLSPYDGLEKESTSNSALENGSGATKKLARGISRATENAAIVSYARSQIGSLDTPEFTFSLPDLTVYPDSFRQFLEKDLIEGGCLTSLEAAGRLNWWCGGKNGSNRVLWPLATSGDGNCLLHAASLGMWGFHDRLLTLREALHNTLAKGEYRHALLRRWKWRQMGLNAAAGLSYTDAEWLTEWQTIVDMASPIFRNQTATSYQSLEEVHVLALAHALKRPIIVIAETMLKDAEGAALAPIPFGGVYLPLEVPTSRCHRTPLLLAYHSAHFSPLVIVDGSSDFEDRCNEGVNIPLVDPDTGQLLPVLFAVDPGPDWDWHGGSRDLIECQQDTMEILLREYLDCEYQNFTSEEIERLADTDGSFSKTAKQLLGVAKQFGSIGKSVSKKLWPTTKRPKSPPTTAGGLPSEGLLCIRIRSRRHQYVDQMLQNYLQCAHARYLQDHKVDDTGSELNYGAGKSKFYAASDRGSHASVSKLLPTNPNKDRTLYLSRSTFYKDQASSEKPGPERWNNSNSLGAIVKECRNGQCQFFGSAENDYYCSQCWANRRYR
- the LOC143222001 gene encoding baculoviral IAP repeat-containing protein 3-like produces the protein MLHEDLARVTYNVFRRLFKKTRKRRELPLQNPELFQKVGIYSSLNDDVDNIKYHFVQAGLESFEDWLIIEPKRSAAAGFYYTGEENKVKCSATPEPRGSDVCAFIEGDYSTPLYPEYGTNNARLRTFETWPKIMAQTKKTLTDAGFFYTGKSDKIRCHHCGGGLKGWGLEHDPWEQHAKWFSKCSYLLMVKGPDYVNKVTGQHISPSSKVESNPGPSSQSITESVEGNIEDLPNANMQNNKTIDNEMMCKIWIFIVVFLCYTSMFSLWMYSSFLCV
- the LOC143221989 gene encoding uncharacterized protein LOC143221989, producing the protein MLDFRRASARQKLLGQNEGSSVLTLCLRSARAASDGIMHAICSPGCARFLLETAWLTVLLMYPVVIGNGRCMTKDTVIGGYQVPKGFTGDSNSDDNIIQVYVVFQHYVISAIWTSTYFPRSSEFLPERCLQADGVRHSFASLPFGYGRRMCLRRRFAELEMVVVISKILQRYKTEYHYEKLDYHINSIYVHAQRTSELEIHRQAKDDVYRLLSGLSVETGADPGYKHCRGQHYNGHGQNCPKPGRGHSHIHSLIICTCILNFNTTHTCYRFIFQDHNTAFSCPIFSLSEQYLLDEERQETFTYK